A genome region from Astyanax mexicanus isolate ESR-SI-001 chromosome 19, AstMex3_surface, whole genome shotgun sequence includes the following:
- the LOC107196832 gene encoding GTPase IMAP family member 7-like, whose translation MIILLFCSGQQDKSLRIVLVGKTGVGKSATGNSILCKDAFKKEASSRSVTKVCLKASNVVDGKNVEVVDTPGWCDTDLSEAEIVEEAVKCIDMSSPGPHVFLLVMTIGRFTDEEKKTVKKIQEVFGEGASKYMIVLFTRGDDLEGQPIFDYLKDADNDLKNIIFRSCEGRYHVFNNREKNSRQVSELLQKIQDMVTENGGGCYTNVTYQLLEDYKKKEAEMQNKIQALEKELKLRISELGKKEKLIQQEREEQQQKEAELKEHIVKSELKRVVEGAALVGMMEHMAIEDQKRQQEAQCHRLLLEQQRRELRQQRMQDEMRVRVLRQHQADAQRQMQQTEREKKDHLKKSVKKDSDCCVS comes from the coding sequence ATGATTATTCTTCTATTTTGTTCAGGACAACAGGATAAGTCCTTAAGAATAGTCCTTGTTGGAAAAACAGGTGTGGGGAAGAGTGCCACAGGAAACAGTATACTCTGTAAAGATGCCTTTAAAAAGGAAGCCTCTTCCAGGTCAGTGACCAAAGTCTGCCTGAAAGCCTCTAATGTTGTTGATGGGAAGAATGTAGAAGTGGTGGACACTCCTGGATGGTGTGATACAGACCTGTCTGAAGCAGAAATTGTTGAGGAGGCCGTCAAGTGCATCGACATGTCCTCTCCAGGACCACATGTGTTCCTGCTGGTCATGACAATTGGTCGCTTCACAGATGAAGAAAAGAAAACTGTGAAGAAGATTCAGGAGGTTTTTGGGGAAGGAGCGTCCAAGTACATGATTGTTCTCTTTACAAGAGGAGACGACCTGGAAGGTCAACCTATATTTGACTACCTAAAGGATGCTGATAACGATTTAAAGAACATCATCTTTAGATCGTGTGAGGGCCGTTACCATGTGTTCAACAATCGAGAGAAAAACTCTCGCCAAGTGTCTGAACTTCTACAGAAGATCCAAGACATGGTCACAGAGAACGGAGGTGGATGTTACACCAACGTAACGTATCAGCTGTTGGAGGACTACAAGAAAAAAGAGGCTGAAATGCAAAATAAGATTCAAGCTCTTGAGAAGGAGCTGAAGCTCAGAATATCAGAACtgggtaaaaaagaaaaactcataCAGCAAGAGCGAGAGGAACAACAGCAAAAAGAGGCAGAACTGAAGGAGCACATTGTAAAATCTGAGCTTAAAAGAGTTGTCGAAGGGGCTGCACTAGTAGGAATGATGGAGCATATGGCGATTGAGGATCAGAAGAGACAGCAAGAAGCTCAGTGTCATAGATTACTATTAGAACAGCAGAGACGAGAACTGCGTCAACAGAGAATGCAGGACGAGATGCGAGTTCGAGTATTAAGACAACATCAAGCAGATGCACAGCGTCAGATgcaacaaacagagagagagaagaaagatcACTTAAAGAAGTCTGTCAAGAAGGACTCCGATTGTTGTGTCTCATAA
- the prl gene encoding prolactin: MARRSQSTRLHLAVTVLMCAFVSTDGVDMNDLLERASQLSDKLHSLSTSLTNDLDSHFPPIGGKMMRPSMCHTSSLQIPNDKDQALRVPENELLSLARSLLLAWSDPLALLSTESTTLPHPERSNINSKTKELQDHTNSLGAGLERLAFKMGPSSEALSSLPFYNNNLGQDKISRLANFHFLLSCFRRDSHKIDSFLKVLRCRAAKMRPEMC; this comes from the exons aTGGCTCGACGCTCTCAAAGCACCAGACTGCACCTGGCAG TGACCGTCCTGATGTGTGCCTTTGTCTCCACTGATGGAGTGGACATGAACGACCTGCTGGAGAGAGCCTCCCAACTCTCTGACAAGCTCCACTCACTCAGCACCTCCCTCACCAACGACCTG GACTCTCACTTCCCACCTATAGGAGGAAAGATGATGAGACCATCCATGTGCCACACTTCTTCTCTCCAGATCCCCAACGACAAAGATCAGGCCCTCAGAGTGCCG GAGAATGAGCTGCTGTCTCTGGCTCGCTCTCTGCTGCTGGCCTGGTCGGACCCTCTGGCTCTCCTCTCCACCGAGTCCACCACCCTGCCCCACCCTGAGCGCAGCAACATTAAcagcaagaccaaagagctgcaGGACCATACCAACAGCCTGGGAGCCGGCCTAGAGCGCCTGGCCTTTAAG ATGGGCCCCTCCTCTGAGGCCCTCTCCTCTCTCCCTTTCTACAATAACAACCTGGGTCAGGACAAAATCTCCCGCCTGGCCAACTTCCACTTCCTCCTGTCCTGCTTCCGCAGAGACTCCCACAAGATCGACAGTTTCCTCAAAGTCCTCCGATGCCGAGCAGCCAAGATGCGACCTGAGATGTGCTAG